The Streptomyces sp. Je 1-332 genome has a window encoding:
- the tyrS gene encoding tyrosine--tRNA ligase — translation MTDIVDELKWRGLFALSTDEDALRKALADGPVTFYCGFDPTAASLHVGHLVQVLTVRRLQQAGHRPLALVGGATGQIGDPRPTAERTLNDPETVANWVARLRSQIEPFLSFEGENAATMVNNLDWTAGMSAIEFLRDIGKHFRVNKMLTKDSVARRLESQEGISYTEFSYQLLQGMDFLELYRRYGCTLQTGGSDQWGNLTAGIDLIHRLEPDATVHAVGTPLMVKADGTKFGKSESGAVWLDPQMTTPYAFYQFWLNVDDRDVSTYMRILSFKSREEIEEIEKLTEERPQARAAQRALAEELTTLVHGADQCAAVIAASKALFGQGELGDLDEATLSAALSELPRVQVTELGPVVDLLAEVGLVASKSAARRTVKEGGAYVNNTKVASEDAVPSRDELLHGRWLVLRRGKKNLAAVEVTAG, via the coding sequence GTGACGGACATCGTCGACGAGCTGAAGTGGCGGGGCCTTTTCGCCCTGTCCACGGACGAAGATGCACTGCGCAAGGCGCTCGCGGACGGTCCCGTCACGTTCTATTGCGGCTTCGACCCGACCGCGGCCAGCCTGCACGTCGGGCACCTGGTGCAGGTCCTCACCGTCCGCAGGCTCCAGCAGGCGGGGCACCGCCCGCTCGCCCTGGTGGGCGGCGCCACGGGTCAGATCGGTGACCCGCGGCCGACCGCCGAGCGCACCCTGAACGACCCGGAGACGGTCGCGAACTGGGTGGCCCGGCTTCGCTCGCAGATCGAGCCGTTCCTGTCCTTCGAGGGCGAGAACGCCGCGACGATGGTCAACAACCTGGACTGGACCGCGGGCATGTCCGCGATCGAGTTCCTGCGGGACATCGGCAAGCACTTCCGTGTGAACAAGATGCTGACCAAGGACTCCGTGGCCCGCCGCCTGGAGTCCCAGGAGGGCATCTCGTACACGGAGTTCAGCTACCAGCTGCTGCAGGGCATGGACTTCCTGGAGCTCTACCGTCGCTACGGCTGCACGCTGCAGACCGGTGGCAGCGACCAGTGGGGCAACCTCACCGCGGGCATCGACCTGATCCACCGCCTGGAGCCGGACGCCACGGTGCACGCCGTCGGCACGCCGCTGATGGTCAAGGCGGACGGCACCAAGTTCGGCAAGTCCGAGAGCGGCGCCGTCTGGCTCGACCCGCAGATGACCACGCCGTACGCGTTCTACCAGTTCTGGCTGAACGTGGACGACCGTGACGTCTCGACGTACATGCGCATCCTCAGCTTCAAGTCCCGCGAGGAGATCGAGGAGATCGAGAAGCTCACCGAGGAGCGCCCGCAGGCCCGTGCGGCCCAGCGCGCGCTCGCCGAGGAGCTGACGACGCTGGTGCACGGCGCCGACCAGTGCGCCGCGGTCATCGCCGCGTCCAAGGCGCTGTTCGGCCAGGGTGAGCTCGGTGACCTCGACGAGGCGACGCTGAGCGCGGCCCTCTCCGAGCTGCCGCGCGTCCAGGTCACGGAGCTCGGCCCGGTGGTGGACCTCCTCGCGGAGGTCGGCCTGGTGGCGAGCAAGTCCGCGGCCCGGCGCACGGTCAAGGAGGGCGGGGCCTACGTGAACAACACGAAGGTCGCATCCGAGGACGCCGTCCCGTCCCGCGACGAGCTCCTGCACGGGCGCTGGCTCGTGCTGCGCCGCGGCAAGAAGAACCTGGCGGCCGTCGAGGTCACCGCGGGCTGA
- a CDS encoding GlsB/YeaQ/YmgE family stress response membrane protein gives MSWLWAIIVGFVLGLIAKAILPGKQHSPLWLTTIFGIIGAIIGNSLASAFGIEDTKGIDWGRHALQLVAALVVVGVGDMAYKMIKGNRQRA, from the coding sequence ATGAGCTGGTTGTGGGCCATCATCGTGGGATTCGTGCTGGGACTGATCGCCAAGGCGATCCTGCCCGGGAAGCAGCACAGTCCGCTCTGGCTGACCACGATCTTCGGCATCATCGGCGCGATCATCGGCAACTCGCTTGCCTCCGCGTTCGGCATCGAGGACACCAAGGGCATCGACTGGGGGCGGCACGCCCTGCAGCTCGTGGCGGCCCTCGTCGTCGTCGGCGTCGGAGACATGGCGTACAAGATGATCAAGGGCAACAGGCAACGCGCCTGA
- a CDS encoding DUF3099 domain-containing protein encodes MRKQSGAQVFRITGARQSLADDVRGRQRRYVISMSIRTLSVIAAAVLWNVERHVAFVALVLGILLPYISVVIANAGRENAPSLPSTFVPAPSRPMLAPPPLRTESPEPVPEAGAGPETGEPNAPYGHQN; translated from the coding sequence ATGCGGAAGCAGAGCGGCGCCCAGGTCTTCCGGATCACAGGGGCCCGGCAGTCACTCGCGGACGACGTGCGCGGCCGGCAGCGGCGGTACGTGATCTCGATGTCGATCCGTACTCTTTCGGTCATTGCCGCGGCGGTGCTGTGGAACGTCGAGCGGCATGTCGCCTTCGTCGCCCTGGTGCTCGGCATCCTCCTCCCGTACATCTCCGTGGTGATCGCCAACGCGGGCCGGGAGAACGCCCCTTCACTGCCGTCGACCTTCGTACCGGCGCCGTCCCGGCCGATGCTCGCGCCACCGCCCCTGCGTACCGAGTCCCCGGAACCCGTCCCGGAAGCGGGCGCGGGCCCCGAGACGGGCGAGCCCAACGCTCCGTACGGCCACCAGAACTGA
- the moaA gene encoding GTP 3',8-cyclase MoaA produces the protein MLIDTYGRVATDLRVSLTDKCNLRCTYCMPEEGLQWLSKSELLSDDEIVRLIRIAVTQLGITEVRFTGGEPLLRPGLVGIVERCAQLEPRPRMSLTTNGIGLKRTAAALKAAGLDRVNVSLDTLRPDVFKTLTRRDRHKDVLEGLEAARDAGLTPVKVNTVLMPGLNDDEAPDLLAWAVENDYELRFIEQMPLDAQHGWKRDGMITAGDILQSLRTRFELTEEGSGERGSAPAERWLVDGGPHRVGVIASVTRPFCSACDRTRLTADGQVRTCLFATEETDLRAALRANREDSADDAAGSDEAIARIWKLAMWGKKAGSGLDDPTFLQPDRPMSAIGG, from the coding sequence GTGCTCATCGACACCTACGGCCGAGTGGCCACCGATCTGCGGGTTTCGCTGACCGACAAGTGCAATCTGCGGTGCACGTACTGCATGCCCGAAGAAGGCCTGCAGTGGCTGTCCAAGTCCGAGCTCCTCAGCGACGACGAGATCGTCCGCCTCATCCGGATCGCCGTGACGCAGCTCGGCATCACCGAGGTCCGCTTCACCGGTGGCGAGCCGCTCCTGCGCCCCGGCCTCGTCGGCATCGTCGAGCGCTGTGCCCAGCTGGAGCCGCGCCCCCGGATGTCCCTGACGACGAACGGCATCGGCCTCAAGCGCACCGCCGCCGCCCTCAAGGCCGCGGGCCTCGACCGGGTGAACGTCTCCCTGGACACGCTGCGCCCGGACGTCTTCAAGACCCTCACCCGCCGCGACCGCCACAAGGACGTCCTGGAGGGCCTGGAAGCGGCCCGTGACGCGGGCCTGACCCCGGTCAAGGTGAACACGGTCCTGATGCCGGGCCTGAACGACGACGAGGCCCCCGACCTCCTCGCCTGGGCCGTCGAGAACGACTACGAACTGCGGTTCATCGAGCAGATGCCCCTGGACGCCCAGCACGGCTGGAAGCGCGACGGCATGATCACCGCCGGTGACATCCTGCAGTCGCTGCGTACGCGCTTCGAGCTCACCGAGGAGGGTTCCGGCGAGCGCGGCTCCGCGCCGGCCGAGCGCTGGCTCGTGGACGGCGGCCCGCATCGCGTCGGCGTCATCGCCTCCGTCACCCGCCCGTTCTGCTCGGCCTGCGACCGCACCCGGCTCACGGCCGACGGCCAGGTCCGCACCTGCCTGTTCGCCACGGAGGAGACCGACCTGAGGGCGGCCCTGCGGGCCAATCGGGAGGACAGCGCCGACGACGCAGCCGGCTCGGACGAGGCGATCGCGCGCATATGGAAGCTCGCGATGTGGGGCAAGAAGGCGGGCTCGGGCCTCGACGACCCGACGTTCCTGCAGCCCGACCGCCCGATGTCGGCGATCGGCGGCTAG